Proteins from a genomic interval of Nocardioides jishulii:
- a CDS encoding fasciclin domain-containing protein has product MKLKNRSIGLAAIALTVSLGLAACGDDSSSSDNSSSDSSSSATPTPTPSPSPTEESMAAPAADAPFGPGCSAVPSKGPGSVKSMANQTVVKAASENPLLTTLASAIKAAGLVDTLNNAESLTVFAPTNEAFAAIPKKDLDALLADKKALTKVLTHHVVDQEIEVANLAGKHKTLNGDDVTVEGSGEEWTVDGAAVLCGNVDTANAKVYVIDAVLMP; this is encoded by the coding sequence ATGAAGCTCAAGAACCGTTCCATCGGCCTGGCAGCGATCGCCCTCACCGTCTCGCTCGGCCTGGCGGCCTGCGGCGACGACTCCTCCTCCTCCGACAACAGCTCATCGGACTCCAGCTCCTCGGCCACCCCCACCCCCACGCCGTCGCCGTCGCCGACGGAGGAGTCCATGGCTGCCCCCGCCGCCGACGCTCCCTTCGGCCCCGGTTGCTCGGCCGTGCCCTCCAAGGGCCCCGGATCGGTCAAGTCCATGGCCAACCAGACGGTCGTCAAGGCCGCCTCCGAGAACCCCCTGCTGACCACCCTCGCCAGCGCCATCAAGGCGGCCGGGCTGGTCGACACCCTCAACAACGCCGAGTCGCTCACCGTCTTCGCGCCCACCAACGAGGCCTTCGCCGCGATCCCCAAGAAGGACCTCGACGCCCTCCTGGCCGACAAGAAGGCCCTGACCAAGGTGCTGACCCACCACGTGGTGGACCAGGAGATCGAGGTGGCCAACCTCGCGGGCAAGCACAAGACCCTGAACGGTGACGACGTGACCGTCGAGGGCTCCGGCGAGGAGTGGACGGTCGACGGCGCGGCGGTGCTGTGTGGCAACGTCGACACCGCCAATGCCAAGGTGTACGTCATCGACGCCGTGCTCATGCCCTGA
- a CDS encoding ABC-F family ATP-binding cassette domain-containing protein produces the protein MSGTLVAKNLAGGHGHRILFEGLDLTVAPGDVVGVLGANGAGKSTLLRLLAGLDEPLDGTVSLAPADAFVGWLPQEHERIEGESVAAYVARRTGAAEATAEMERTAALLGSDTPGIDDAYAVAFDRWMASGAADLDDRLPAQLAELGLEVGPDAMMTALSGGQAARVALAALLLSRFDVVLLDEPTNDLDLAGLEVLETFVRGLRAGVVLVSHDREFLARCATRIVELDLAQHEVTVHDGGYESFLSERAVAKRHAREAYEEFADKKSDLVSRARTQREWSSQGVRNAMKKSPDNDKIRRRAQSESSEKQAQKVRQMESRIARLDEVEEPRKEWVLQFEIATAPRGSTVAATLDGAVVTRGDFTLGPVSLQVNAGDRIGITGPNGAGKTTLLSLLLGEVEPDQGRSSLGATVAVGRIDQARTGLDDALPLGDAFEAVVPEMPPADVRTLLAKFGLKADQVASPVGRLSGGERTRAAMALLQARGVNLLVLDEPTNHLDLPAIEQLEQALESYTGTLLLVSHDRRLLENVSVDQRWHVEAGQVTRL, from the coding sequence GTGAGTGGAACCCTCGTCGCGAAGAACCTGGCCGGGGGCCACGGGCACCGCATCCTCTTCGAAGGCCTCGACCTGACGGTCGCCCCCGGTGACGTCGTCGGCGTGCTGGGAGCCAACGGCGCGGGCAAGTCGACCCTGCTGCGCCTCCTCGCGGGGCTCGACGAGCCGCTCGACGGCACCGTCTCCCTGGCGCCCGCGGACGCCTTCGTCGGCTGGCTGCCCCAGGAGCACGAGCGCATCGAGGGGGAGAGCGTCGCGGCGTACGTGGCCCGGCGCACCGGCGCCGCGGAGGCGACCGCCGAGATGGAGCGCACCGCAGCGCTCCTCGGCAGCGACACCCCCGGCATCGACGACGCCTACGCCGTCGCGTTCGACCGGTGGATGGCCTCGGGCGCCGCCGACCTCGACGACCGGCTCCCGGCGCAGCTCGCCGAGCTCGGGCTGGAGGTCGGACCCGACGCGATGATGACCGCGCTCTCCGGCGGGCAGGCGGCCCGCGTCGCCCTGGCGGCCCTGCTGCTCAGCCGCTTCGACGTGGTGCTGCTCGACGAGCCCACCAACGACCTTGACCTGGCCGGGCTCGAGGTGCTGGAGACCTTCGTACGCGGCCTGCGCGCCGGCGTCGTGCTGGTTTCGCACGACCGCGAGTTCCTCGCCCGCTGCGCCACCCGGATCGTCGAGCTTGACCTCGCCCAGCACGAGGTCACCGTGCACGACGGCGGCTACGAGTCCTTCCTCAGCGAGCGCGCGGTCGCCAAGCGGCACGCGCGCGAGGCCTACGAGGAGTTCGCCGACAAGAAGTCCGACCTCGTCTCCCGCGCGCGCACGCAGCGTGAGTGGAGCTCCCAGGGCGTGCGCAACGCGATGAAGAAGAGCCCGGACAACGACAAGATCCGTCGCCGGGCCCAGAGTGAGTCGAGCGAGAAGCAGGCCCAGAAGGTCCGCCAGATGGAGTCGCGGATCGCGCGCCTCGACGAGGTCGAGGAGCCCCGCAAGGAGTGGGTGCTCCAGTTCGAGATCGCCACCGCCCCCCGCGGCTCCACGGTGGCCGCGACGCTCGACGGCGCGGTGGTGACCCGGGGCGACTTCACCCTCGGTCCGGTCTCGCTGCAGGTCAACGCCGGCGACCGGATCGGCATCACCGGACCCAACGGTGCCGGCAAGACGACGCTGCTCTCGCTCCTGCTCGGGGAGGTCGAGCCCGACCAGGGCCGCTCGTCGTTGGGGGCGACGGTCGCCGTCGGCCGGATCGACCAGGCCCGGACCGGGCTCGACGACGCGCTGCCGCTGGGCGACGCCTTCGAGGCGGTGGTGCCGGAGATGCCGCCGGCCGACGTACGCACCCTGCTGGCGAAGTTCGGGCTCAAGGCCGACCAGGTCGCCAGCCCGGTGGGCCGTCTCTCCGGCGGTGAGCGCACCCGCGCGGCGATGGCGCTGCTCCAGGCACGCGGGGTCAACCTGCTGGTGCTCGACGAGCCGACCAACCACCTGGACCTGCCTGCCATCGAGCAGCTGGAGCAGGCGCTGGAGTCCTACACCGGCACCCTGCTGCTGGTCTCCCACGACCGTCGGCTCCTGGAGAACGTCAGCGTCGACCAGCGCTGGCACGTGGAGGCCGGGCAGGTCACCCGCCTCTGA
- a CDS encoding anti-sigma factor — translation MNDIHLLSGAYALGALGDLEEARLEGHLVQCPECTEEVRSLRETAALLAEDLATTPPPELRGAVLDEISRVRPLPPVVPQLRRRAMARLLPLLVAAAVLVVGTGVLAWRPWSSQDMAPTAVPTAAERVLQADDAVRAVVDLGEAGRATVVRSASENRAVIVTERMAAPPEGKVFQVWLQTPDDDMVPAAVMAPVPDQTVLLDGDAAEAVGAGITLEPEGGSPSPTTEPIALFDLA, via the coding sequence ATGAACGACATCCATCTGCTCTCGGGCGCGTACGCCCTGGGCGCGCTCGGCGACCTCGAGGAGGCTCGCCTCGAGGGACACCTGGTGCAGTGCCCGGAGTGCACCGAGGAGGTCCGGTCGTTGCGGGAGACCGCTGCACTCCTGGCCGAGGACCTCGCCACCACACCTCCTCCCGAGCTGCGCGGTGCCGTGCTGGACGAGATCTCGCGGGTACGTCCCCTCCCGCCGGTGGTGCCGCAGCTGCGGCGTCGCGCCATGGCCCGACTCCTGCCGCTCCTGGTGGCCGCGGCGGTGCTGGTGGTCGGGACCGGCGTCCTCGCCTGGCGTCCGTGGAGCTCGCAGGACATGGCGCCCACGGCGGTGCCCACCGCCGCCGAGCGGGTCCTGCAGGCCGACGACGCCGTCCGCGCGGTGGTCGACCTCGGCGAGGCCGGCCGGGCCACCGTGGTCCGCTCCGCCAGCGAGAACCGTGCGGTCATCGTGACCGAGCGGATGGCCGCACCTCCCGAGGGGAAGGTCTTCCAGGTCTGGCTCCAGACCCCCGACGACGACATGGTCCCGGCCGCCGTGATGGCGCCGGTGCCCGACCAGACGGTGCTGCTCGACGGCGACGCGGCCGAGGCGGTGGGCGCCGGGATCACCCTGGAGCCCGAGGGCGGGTCACCCTCCCCGACGACTGAGCCGATCGCCCTCTTCGACCTGGCGTGA
- the sigK gene encoding ECF RNA polymerase sigma factor SigK, producing the protein MDHLRPVPPEEPAPAGSPGAGGQTDLADLLRRSARGDEAAFARLYDLTCARAYGLALRVVRNPSHAQEVTQEAYLDVWRHSARYDEARGSVPALLLTIVHRKAVDRVRSVESSTQRESAWEREARPVDHDATVETVHASLEGHRVRGALAELTTVQRQAIELAYFGGYTHAEVATLLDVPLGTAKTRIRDGLIRLRDTLGVGS; encoded by the coding sequence GTGGACCACCTGAGGCCCGTGCCCCCGGAGGAGCCCGCACCCGCGGGCTCCCCCGGGGCGGGCGGCCAGACCGACCTCGCTGACCTGCTCCGACGCTCGGCGCGGGGCGACGAGGCGGCCTTCGCCCGGCTGTACGACCTCACCTGCGCCCGGGCGTACGGCCTGGCCCTGCGCGTGGTGCGCAACCCGAGCCACGCGCAGGAGGTCACGCAGGAGGCCTACCTCGACGTCTGGCGCCACAGCGCCCGCTACGACGAGGCACGGGGATCGGTGCCGGCACTGCTGCTGACTATCGTGCACCGCAAGGCCGTCGACCGGGTCCGCTCGGTCGAGAGCTCCACCCAGCGGGAGTCCGCCTGGGAGCGTGAGGCCCGGCCCGTCGACCACGACGCGACGGTCGAGACCGTGCACGCCTCGCTCGAGGGGCACCGCGTCCGCGGAGCGCTCGCCGAGCTGACGACGGTGCAGCGCCAGGCGATCGAGCTGGCCTACTTCGGTGGATACACCCACGCGGAGGTGGCCACCCTGCTGGACGTGCCCCTGGGCACGGCGAAGACCCGAATCCGAGACGGCCTGATCAGGCTGCGCGACACCCTGGGGGTGGGATCATGA
- a CDS encoding fasciclin domain-containing protein: MKLKNRTAGLAALALTLSLGLAACGDDDSDTNANSSETSSSATPTPSPSEDDSMSASADTAFGPACASLPTEGDGSVTTMAEQPVATAAAGNPLLKTLVAAIKQADLVDTLNNAESLTVFAPTDEAFAKIPEKDLNALLADKAALTKVLTHHVVGAAVGPDKVGGKHETLNGDNVTVKGSGEEWTVDGAAVLCGNVSTANAKVYVIDTVLMP, translated from the coding sequence ATGAAGCTCAAGAACCGCACCGCCGGACTGGCCGCACTCGCGCTCACCCTGTCGCTGGGCCTCGCCGCCTGTGGCGACGACGACTCCGACACCAACGCCAACAGCTCCGAGACCTCGTCGTCGGCCACGCCGACCCCCTCGCCCTCCGAGGACGACTCCATGTCCGCCTCGGCCGACACCGCCTTCGGTCCCGCCTGCGCCTCCCTGCCCACCGAGGGAGACGGATCGGTCACCACGATGGCCGAGCAGCCCGTCGCCACCGCAGCCGCGGGCAACCCCCTCCTGAAGACCCTGGTCGCCGCGATCAAGCAGGCTGACCTGGTCGACACCCTCAACAACGCCGAGTCGCTCACCGTCTTCGCCCCCACCGACGAGGCGTTCGCCAAGATCCCCGAGAAGGACCTCAACGCCCTGCTCGCCGACAAGGCCGCCCTCACCAAGGTCCTGACCCACCACGTGGTCGGCGCGGCCGTCGGTCCCGACAAGGTCGGCGGCAAGCACGAGACGCTCAACGGCGACAACGTGACCGTCAAGGGCTCCGGCGAGGAGTGGACCGTCGACGGCGCGGCCGTCCTCTGCGGCAACGTCTCCACCGCCAACGCCAAGGTCTACGTCATCGACACGGTCCTCATGCCCTGA
- a CDS encoding molybdopterin-dependent oxidoreductase — protein MPRPTRATARHAFHGVVATCVGMALAHLVAALTLPDASPVYAVGATVVDLTPTPLKEWAIREFGTADKAVLLGTVLMAVLLLAALAGVLARRDPALGVATLVVLASLAAGAAVGRPGAGPADVLPSVAAAVSGAVVLLWLVRRDARTAPAAEDPAGNAPSRRGVLLAGAGLTAVAAGLAAGGEWFMRSARQIGNIVLPAAADPAGPFPRGLEETVPGVTPLRTPTGDFYRIDTRLMLPRVGVDGWSLTVDGDVERKVTFTFDELAAMPLTERDITLTCVSNEVGGPYVGSARWLGVPLRDLMDRAGTRRTGADQILSTDVDGMTISTPLPVALDGRDSMIAIGMNGSALPLEHGFPARMVVPGLYGFVSACKWITRMTLTTYDDQQAYWTERDWATDAPIRISSRIDTPRGLSREKAGDLVIGGIAWAQHVGIEGVEVRIDGRAWRRATLGPEVGDDHWRQWYLPWRAEEGTHYLACRARAKDGTVQESVRREPFPSGSSGIQEIAVTVT, from the coding sequence GTGCCGAGACCCACGAGAGCCACCGCGCGCCATGCCTTCCACGGAGTCGTCGCGACCTGCGTCGGCATGGCCCTGGCCCACCTGGTGGCGGCGCTGACCCTCCCCGACGCCTCCCCGGTCTACGCGGTGGGCGCGACGGTGGTCGACCTGACCCCCACCCCGCTCAAGGAGTGGGCGATCCGTGAGTTCGGGACGGCCGACAAGGCGGTCCTGCTGGGCACCGTGCTCATGGCAGTCCTGCTCCTCGCGGCGCTGGCTGGCGTGCTGGCCCGCCGCGATCCGGCGCTGGGGGTGGCCACGCTGGTCGTCCTCGCCAGCCTGGCCGCCGGGGCCGCGGTGGGCCGCCCGGGAGCCGGCCCAGCCGACGTCCTTCCGAGCGTCGCGGCCGCGGTGAGTGGCGCCGTCGTCCTGCTCTGGCTGGTGCGAAGGGACGCGCGTACGGCACCGGCCGCCGAAGACCCAGCGGGCAACGCCCCGAGTCGCCGCGGGGTCCTCCTGGCGGGTGCCGGGCTCACCGCCGTCGCCGCCGGGCTCGCGGCCGGCGGCGAGTGGTTCATGCGCAGCGCCCGGCAGATCGGCAACATCGTGCTCCCGGCGGCGGCCGACCCCGCCGGGCCCTTCCCACGGGGTCTGGAGGAGACCGTCCCGGGCGTCACGCCGCTGCGCACCCCGACCGGCGACTTCTACCGGATCGACACCCGCCTGATGCTGCCGCGCGTCGGCGTCGACGGCTGGTCACTGACGGTCGACGGCGACGTCGAGCGCAAGGTCACCTTCACCTTCGACGAGCTCGCCGCGATGCCACTGACGGAGCGCGACATCACTCTCACCTGCGTCTCCAACGAGGTCGGGGGCCCCTACGTCGGCAGCGCACGCTGGCTCGGCGTACCGCTGCGCGACCTGATGGACCGCGCCGGGACCCGGCGCACCGGCGCTGACCAGATCCTCTCCACCGACGTCGACGGGATGACCATCTCCACTCCGCTCCCGGTGGCGCTGGACGGGCGCGACTCAATGATCGCCATCGGCATGAACGGTTCCGCCCTGCCCCTGGAGCACGGCTTCCCGGCGCGGATGGTGGTGCCGGGGCTCTACGGCTTCGTCTCCGCCTGCAAGTGGATCACCCGGATGACGCTGACCACCTACGACGACCAGCAGGCCTACTGGACCGAACGTGACTGGGCGACCGACGCCCCGATCCGCATCTCGAGCCGGATCGACACCCCCCGAGGGCTCTCCAGGGAGAAGGCGGGCGACCTGGTGATCGGCGGGATCGCCTGGGCCCAGCACGTGGGGATCGAGGGCGTGGAGGTGCGCATCGACGGCCGGGCGTGGCGCCGCGCCACGCTCGGCCCCGAGGTGGGCGACGACCACTGGCGCCAGTGGTACCTGCCGTGGCGGGCGGAGGAGGGCACGCACTACCTCGCCTGCCGGGCCCGCGCCAAGGACGGCACGGTGCAGGAGTCGGTACGACGCGAGCCCTTCCCGAGCGGTTCCAGCGGCATCCAGGAGATCGCCGTCACCGTCACCTGA
- a CDS encoding DUF3054 domain-containing protein has protein sequence MSDSPYVRRLGTLALDAVLVVVFATLGARTHHDGAVGVSEVADVAWPFLVGLGLAHALRQVPWTPVSGVVVWISTVAVGMALRIATGDGTALAFVLVATGFNLLTLVGWRLLALLVTRRRTPS, from the coding sequence ATGAGCGACTCCCCCTACGTACGCCGCCTCGGCACGCTGGCGCTCGACGCCGTCCTCGTCGTGGTCTTCGCGACCCTGGGCGCTCGTACGCACCACGACGGCGCCGTGGGCGTCTCCGAGGTCGCGGACGTGGCGTGGCCCTTCCTGGTGGGACTCGGGCTGGCGCACGCGCTGCGCCAGGTGCCGTGGACCCCGGTCTCCGGAGTGGTGGTGTGGATCAGCACCGTGGCGGTCGGGATGGCGCTGAGGATCGCGACGGGCGACGGCACCGCGCTCGCCTTCGTGCTGGTCGCCACCGGCTTCAACCTCCTCACCCTGGTCGGGTGGCGCCTGCTGGCCCTGCTCGTCACCCGGCGCCGCACGCCCAGCTGA
- a CDS encoding pyridoxamine 5'-phosphate oxidase family protein, translated as MSIFRPGWDAFPSKLWDFYSEYHLNTLTTIRPDGRPHVVPVGVTLDPQQQCAWIITRAGSRKVKNVEEASATPEGARVAVCQVDGPQWSTIEGVATVVTDRPSIDRAVELYTPRYRRPADTDSTRVAIRIEVDRIVFGPMLLDNPPERPGH; from the coding sequence ATGAGCATCTTCCGCCCGGGCTGGGACGCGTTCCCCAGCAAGCTGTGGGACTTCTACTCGGAGTACCACCTCAACACCCTCACCACGATCCGTCCCGACGGCCGCCCGCACGTCGTGCCGGTGGGCGTCACCCTCGACCCCCAGCAGCAGTGCGCCTGGATCATCACCCGCGCCGGGTCGCGCAAGGTGAAGAACGTGGAGGAGGCCTCCGCGACCCCCGAGGGCGCCCGTGTCGCGGTCTGTCAGGTCGACGGCCCCCAGTGGTCGACGATCGAGGGCGTGGCCACCGTGGTGACCGATCGCCCGTCGATCGATCGCGCGGTCGAGCTCTACACCCCTCGCTACCGTCGTCCTGCGGACACCGACTCGACGCGCGTGGCGATCCGCATCGAGGTCGACCGCATCGTCTTCGGCCCCATGCTGCTCGACAACCCGCCGGAGCGTCCCGGGCACTGA
- a CDS encoding DUF2007 domain-containing protein, translated as MVELVRSNDVALVGMIEALLQDADIPHQVTDRNMSAIEGSVMAIPMRVMVPEEREVEARQLLTDADLGTWLRP; from the coding sequence ATGGTTGAGCTGGTCCGGAGCAACGACGTGGCACTCGTGGGGATGATCGAGGCCCTGCTGCAGGACGCCGACATCCCCCACCAGGTCACCGACCGCAACATGAGCGCCATCGAGGGCTCGGTGATGGCGATCCCGATGCGGGTCATGGTGCCCGAGGAGCGCGAGGTGGAGGCGCGTCAACTGCTGACCGACGCCGACCTCGGCACCTGGCTGCGCCCCTGA
- a CDS encoding HelD family protein codes for MPEEIVEREVAAEQAFVDRVYVQLEKSATAAQQLAAEGHGRGKLGHEGGLVERDAMVFQAAKRIAQLDAAHEGLVFGRLDLRPELDAAPRYVGRIGLRDDDRDSLLIDWRAPAAAVFYQATAAEPSGVVRRRVLRSDHRTVVGVEDELLDDSVETDLPIIGEGALMAQLSRARDRSMHSIVATIQAEQDKAIRAPGKGVVSISGGPGTGKTVVALHRAAYLLYSDRRRYESGGVLVVGPSGVFMRYIERVLPSLGETAVALRSLGEVVDGVRATRHDTPAVADVKGSARMTELLRRTARQQAPGSPREFEIFWRDTKIRLDPPVLSKLRRQLMSNGERNRQISRVASTLLDAMWRQVRSDRGRERGRELFNEDMLDDRRFLDFAVEWWPPLDAADVLTWLRDPELLARVSDGVLDATEQKLLLESWAGDPSLSVEDVPLLDELRYLIGDVPQRTDDDHSLDDHVGGDLQELTTVSDRDFAGGRSWRPPTYRIDDDPFAHVLIDEAQDLTPMQWRMVGRRGRAASWTIVGDPAQSSWPVRAEAEAARDEALRGKEIHSFHLSKNYRNSSEIYAHAEAYAKRVGLDADLPEAVRSTGEHPVVVQAGGDPEAAVRKAVTDIAGRVAGTVGIVVPMARRSQVNSWLASWEEFSADAKGARAAIDDSVAPSGDDRVVVLTGLDTKGLEFDGIVVVRPDEIETESSTGRATLYVVLTRATQLLTVVEA; via the coding sequence TTGCCCGAGGAAATCGTGGAGCGTGAGGTCGCCGCCGAGCAGGCGTTCGTCGACCGGGTCTACGTCCAGCTGGAGAAGTCCGCCACCGCCGCCCAGCAGCTCGCCGCGGAAGGCCACGGCCGAGGCAAGCTCGGGCACGAGGGCGGCCTCGTCGAACGCGATGCCATGGTCTTCCAGGCCGCCAAGCGCATCGCCCAGCTCGACGCTGCCCACGAGGGGCTCGTCTTCGGGCGCCTCGACCTGCGTCCCGAGCTCGACGCCGCTCCCCGCTACGTCGGTCGCATCGGCCTGCGCGACGACGACCGCGACTCGCTGCTGATCGACTGGCGCGCCCCTGCGGCCGCCGTCTTCTACCAGGCCACGGCCGCGGAGCCGTCCGGCGTCGTACGCCGTCGCGTGCTGCGCTCGGACCACCGTACGGTCGTCGGCGTCGAGGACGAGCTGCTCGACGACTCCGTCGAGACGGACCTGCCGATCATCGGTGAGGGCGCCCTGATGGCGCAGCTCTCCCGGGCCCGCGACCGGTCGATGCACTCCATCGTCGCCACCATCCAGGCCGAGCAGGACAAGGCGATCCGCGCGCCCGGCAAGGGTGTCGTCTCCATCTCCGGTGGCCCCGGCACCGGCAAGACGGTCGTGGCGCTGCACCGCGCCGCCTACCTCCTCTACTCCGACCGTCGCCGCTACGAGTCGGGCGGCGTGCTGGTCGTCGGACCTTCCGGCGTCTTCATGCGCTACATCGAGCGCGTGCTGCCCTCCTTGGGCGAGACGGCCGTGGCGCTGCGCTCCCTCGGTGAGGTCGTCGACGGGGTGCGGGCGACGCGCCACGACACTCCGGCCGTGGCCGACGTCAAGGGCAGCGCGCGGATGACCGAGCTGCTGCGTCGCACCGCCCGCCAGCAGGCGCCCGGCAGCCCCCGCGAGTTCGAGATCTTCTGGCGTGACACCAAGATCCGCCTTGACCCCCCGGTGCTCAGCAAGCTGCGCCGCCAGCTGATGTCCAACGGTGAGCGCAACCGCCAGATCTCCCGCGTCGCCTCGACGCTGCTCGACGCGATGTGGCGCCAGGTGCGCAGCGACCGTGGCCGCGAGCGGGGGCGCGAGCTCTTCAACGAGGACATGCTCGACGACCGCCGCTTCCTCGACTTCGCCGTCGAGTGGTGGCCGCCGCTCGACGCCGCCGACGTCCTCACCTGGCTGCGCGACCCCGAGCTCCTCGCTCGCGTCTCCGACGGCGTCCTCGACGCCACGGAGCAGAAGCTGCTGCTCGAGTCGTGGGCCGGCGACCCGTCGTTGAGCGTGGAGGACGTGCCGCTGCTCGACGAGCTGCGCTACCTCATCGGTGACGTCCCGCAGCGCACCGACGACGACCACAGCCTCGACGACCACGTGGGCGGCGACCTGCAGGAGCTCACCACGGTCTCCGACCGCGACTTCGCCGGCGGCCGCTCGTGGCGCCCGCCGACCTACCGGATCGACGACGATCCCTTCGCCCACGTCCTCATCGACGAGGCGCAGGACCTCACCCCCATGCAGTGGCGCATGGTCGGACGCCGCGGGCGCGCCGCGTCGTGGACCATCGTCGGCGACCCCGCCCAATCGTCCTGGCCGGTGCGTGCGGAGGCCGAGGCGGCCCGCGACGAGGCGCTGCGCGGCAAGGAGATCCACTCCTTCCACCTGTCGAAGAACTACCGGAACTCCTCCGAGATCTACGCCCACGCGGAGGCGTACGCCAAGCGCGTCGGCCTCGACGCCGACCTGCCCGAGGCGGTGCGCTCGACCGGCGAGCACCCGGTCGTCGTGCAGGCCGGTGGCGACCCGGAGGCGGCCGTGCGAAAGGCCGTCACCGACATCGCCGGCCGCGTGGCCGGCACCGTCGGCATCGTGGTGCCGATGGCACGCCGCTCCCAGGTCAACAGTTGGCTCGCCTCGTGGGAGGAGTTCTCCGCCGACGCCAAGGGCGCCCGGGCCGCGATCGACGACTCGGTCGCGCCGTCCGGCGACGACCGGGTGGTCGTGCTCACCGGCCTCGACACCAAGGGTCTCGAGTTCGACGGCATCGTCGTGGTGCGACCTGACGAGATCGAGACCGAGTCGAGCACCGGCCGAGCGACGCTGTACGTCGTGCTCACCCGCGCGACGCAGCTGCTGACGGTCGTCGAGGCCTGA
- a CDS encoding SigE family RNA polymerase sigma factor: MTATLAAKAARSSGGSREPSVDFDDFVAARSTALLRTAYLLTRDHALAEDLLQTSLTKAWFSWKKIDGHHEAYVRRILATTYASWWRRKWNGEHPTGEMPEPEPHRDGDSDAAHDVWIALGRLPRKQRAVVVLRFFEDLSVQETADALHVTPGTVKSQLSKALAHLRIDPALADETLSAEGDLR; encoded by the coding sequence ATGACAGCCACACTGGCCGCGAAGGCGGCACGCTCCTCGGGAGGGAGCAGGGAGCCGAGCGTCGACTTCGACGACTTCGTGGCCGCCCGCTCGACGGCGCTCCTGCGCACTGCCTACCTGCTCACCCGCGACCACGCGCTCGCCGAGGACCTGCTCCAGACCTCGCTGACCAAGGCGTGGTTCTCGTGGAAGAAGATCGACGGTCACCACGAGGCCTACGTGCGCCGCATCCTCGCGACGACGTACGCGTCGTGGTGGCGACGCAAGTGGAACGGCGAGCACCCGACCGGGGAGATGCCGGAACCGGAGCCGCACCGTGACGGCGACAGCGACGCCGCCCACGACGTGTGGATCGCCCTGGGCCGCCTGCCCCGCAAGCAGCGCGCCGTCGTGGTGCTCCGCTTCTTCGAGGACCTGTCGGTCCAGGAGACCGCCGACGCCCTCCACGTCACCCCCGGCACGGTGAAGAGCCAGCTCAGCAAGGCCCTCGCCCACCTCCGCATCGACCCGGCCCTGGCCGACGAGACCCTCTCCGCCGAAGGAGACCTGCGATGA
- a CDS encoding enoyl-CoA hydratase-related protein, which yields MSETPTTLVQYAVDDAVATITLDSPHNRNALSRQLVTELFGHLETAQADPAVRVVLIQSSGKVFCSGADLSEASTEGMEDGTRKIIALQRLVATMDKVVITKNLGAVRAGGIGIVAAADIAISAAEATFALTEVKLGLAPAIISLSVFHRMDPRSASLAALGGEVFSGADAAAYGLITKAVPADELDAYVDGLVAKVATGAAQGIRETKKVLNRELVARIDADGDDMAGLSARLFASDEAREAMMAFLSRPKG from the coding sequence ATGTCTGAGACGCCCACCACACTCGTGCAGTACGCGGTCGACGACGCGGTCGCGACCATCACCCTCGACTCGCCGCACAACCGCAACGCGTTGTCGCGCCAGCTGGTCACCGAGCTCTTCGGCCACCTGGAGACCGCCCAGGCCGACCCGGCGGTGCGGGTCGTGCTGATCCAGAGCAGCGGCAAGGTCTTCTGCTCCGGCGCCGACCTGTCGGAGGCCAGCACCGAAGGCATGGAGGACGGCACCCGCAAGATCATTGCCCTGCAGCGCCTGGTGGCGACCATGGACAAGGTCGTGATCACCAAGAACCTCGGCGCCGTGCGCGCCGGCGGCATCGGCATCGTCGCCGCCGCCGACATCGCCATCAGCGCCGCGGAGGCCACGTTCGCCCTCACCGAGGTCAAGCTCGGCCTGGCGCCGGCCATCATCAGCCTTTCGGTCTTCCACCGCATGGACCCCCGCTCGGCCTCCCTGGCCGCGCTCGGCGGCGAGGTCTTCAGCGGGGCGGACGCCGCGGCGTACGGCCTGATCACCAAGGCCGTGCCGGCCGACGAGCTCGACGCGTACGTCGACGGCCTGGTCGCCAAGGTCGCCACCGGCGCCGCGCAGGGCATCCGCGAGACCAAGAAGGTGCTCAACCGCGAGCTCGTGGCCCGCATCGACGCCGACGGCGACGACATGGCCGGGCTCAGCGCCCGCCTCTTCGCCTCCGACGAGGCACGCGAGGCGATGATGGCGTTCCTCTCGCGCCCGAAGGGCTGA